Proteins encoded in a region of the Ptychodera flava strain L36383 chromosome 4, AS_Pfla_20210202, whole genome shotgun sequence genome:
- the LOC139130739 gene encoding neuralized-like protein 4, which yields MAERGGRRPGGLGDKIFTANQTSGTGTKLKPKMGNGQGIAPPASKVTDFFSQGQGKRHRNLGNAIIGALREAHDDGRDCKVVTSQQLDHSWDQTDSSTNFKILEDGVTAQRLEGKGSTDAVRSKKAYQSGCHVFQIYWPKDEWGSHASIGCGTTEVPLTSPGYSVLIGSTVDSWGWNVCEKKLYHGGKECGTYPAGRWQLGDIFYMILNLQTGNLSFRTKGNKDLGIAFNNLPKGDTALCVMASATSGNCRIRMKYIGSEDILQMRSSQRKDTRSLQEPMQQTYYTFHSRCGKNTEVLFGGKMARRKEAEDEPDNGVVLTSQSLEDGEPFQVRLNSKVSRWRGSLEIGVTTTPADLLDFPSSMTDRTIGITYMWCGDVVYMNGDKILDLDRDLDNITVGDCIGLMVDGDKLYFYHNGCRLPQEVSGVPNVVYGVVDVYGDAECVTLVGTDRSLSRLSTIPGRKEIVHLSTPLSTMMAMRSTIDTLKNTEIESVTIATEIEITILKPYYASDGDRDLRMAYGDHLADLGAAQEFAKLLRKLSEGALSEGTNWQLEQTVRLACWNYSNVSVKVAVQIGMAGLVSIFLEDLDKYGIPKTKNEKQRFVVLSALNILHNCAKASENRQIYRDHQALGRISKYLKSDDREYVMVAALTLSYISEDDKLDLVEMDTRATKQILTVLKKGLESPDLYGRVDESGYSVLELTQGLSCLALNQTNKANLWECGALSLMMKTITKGGFMEKEHAADVVWRLAQHSDSVRTKIRNNTAAMETLTELMQCHSVPVQQAAERALLCIHQVMRQQHIGMPEKKNDALLTCDYRSLCKRFMDSLDLQAEFFNSKYDMCYCNSCHVTRADSLYYTRGEPAMVYGLPIGWCRFGLHIHKSRANALKVFQKWHVAYHGTTVGAIKNIIETGNLLLPGDVAYGGITLREGKGHFNDDWKPKGFDTKNVFLSPSIRYAGIECYARPKKFKDAQSGQKYTASVALQVCIRPNSYKVGKDTVGASQPFDPRIDNQNIEWFTKERGSIILYGLLVKLC from the exons ATGGCGGAAAGAGGTGGCCGTCGTCCGGGAG GTTTAGGTGACAAAATCTTCACAGCAAATCAGACATCTGGAACAGGAACAAAACTCAAACCTAAAATGGGCAACGGACAAGGCATTGCGCCACCGGCATCGAAGGTAACAGATTTCTTTTCACAGGGTCAAGGCAAACGTCATCGAAACCTTGGCAACGCGATAATTGGCGCTTTGAGGGAAGCACACGACGATGGACGTGACTGTAAAGTGGTGACGTCACAGCAGTTGGACCACAGCTGGGATCAAACAGACTCGTCTACGAACTTCAAAATCCTCGAAGACGGAGTCACCGCACAACGTCTTGAAGGAAAGGGGAGTACAGACGCAGTTAGGAGTAAGAAGGCCTACCAATCAGGATGCCACGTGTTCCAGATATATTGGCCGAAAGATGAGTGGGGCTCCCATGCTTCTATCGGCTGTGGAACCACCGAGGTACCCCTTACCAGTCCAGGCTATTCGGTACTCATAGGAAGTACCGTAGACTCATGGGGATGGAATGTTTGTGAAAAGAAGCTGTATCATGGAGGGAAGGAATGTGGAACTTATCCAGCAGGAAGGTGGCAATTAGGCGATATATTTTACATGATATTGAATTTACAAACTGGTAATCTTAG TTTCAGAACGAAAGGTAACAAAGATTTGGGAATTGCCTTCAATAATTTGCCAAAAGGCGACACAGCACTTTGTGTTATGGCAAGTGCGACATCAGGAAATTGTCGAATTCGAATGAAGTACATAGGAAGTGAAG ATATACTCCAAATGAGATCATCACAAAGGAAAGACACTAGATCATTACAAGAACCAATGCAGCAGACGTATTATACGTTCCATTCGAGATGCGGTAAAAATACAGAGGTACTTTTCGGAGGAAAAATGGCCAGACGCAAGGA AGCTGAAGATGAACCAGATAACGGAGTTGTGCTCACTTCACAGTCCCTGGAAGATGGCGAACCATTTCAAGTTCGACTGAATTCTAAAGTGTCAAGATGGCGGGGTTCTCTAGAAATAGGCGTCACCACAACACCTGCCGACCTTCTGGATTTTCCATCTTCGATGACAGACCGCACGATTGGGATCACTTACATGTGGTGCGGTGATGTCGTGTATATGAACGGCGATAAGATTCTTGATCTGGATCGAGATCTGGACAATATCACG GTTGGTGATTGCATAGGTTTGATGGTTGACGGAGACAAgttgtatttttatcacaatggTTGTCGTCTTCCTCAAGAAGTTTCCGGTGTTCCAAACGTGGTATATGGCGTTGTGGATGTCTACGGCGATGCGGAATGTGTGACGCTAGTTG GGACAGACCGATCTCTAAGCAGACTCTCAACTATCCCTGGACGCAAAGAAATTGTTCACTTGTCTACCCCGTTATCGACCATGATGGCCATGAGATCCACAATAGATAcacttaaaaatacagaaatagaaAGTGTTACCATAGCAACCGAAATTGAAATTACCATATTAAAGCCCTATTACGCCAGTGATGGTGATAGAGATTTGCGAATGGCGTATGGTGACCATCTTGCAGATCTTGGTGCGGCACAGGAATTTGCTAAGCTATTGAGAAAGCTTTCAGAGGGCGCCCTTAGCGAAGGAACCAATTGGCAGCTAGAACAAACAGTGAGACTTGCATGCTGGAACTATTCCAACGTCAGTGTCAAGGTGGCTGTTCAAATTGGCATGGCGGGATTGGTTTCGATCTTCCTCGAAGATTTAGATAAATATGGAATTCCAAAGACTAAAAATGAG AAACAAAGATTCGTGGTTCTCTCAGCTCTCAACATCTTACATAACTGCGCCAAAGCGTCAGAAAACCGCCAGATTTATCGTGATCATCAGGCTCTGGGAAGAATTTCCAAATACCTGAAATCTGACGACAGGGAATACGTGATGGTCGCTGCCTTGACTTTGTCTTACATTTCTGAAGACGACAAATTGGATTTGGTGGAGATGGACACCAGGGCTACAAAGCAAATTTTGACAGTACTGAAAAAGGGTCTGGAATCACCAGATTTGTATGGGCGAGTGGACGAAAGTGGTTACTCTGTGCTGGAGTTGACGCAGGGACTGAGCTGTCTAGCACTTAATCAGACCAACAAAGCAAACCTGTGGGAGTGTGGAGCACTCTCTTTGATGATGAAGACCATTACTAAAGGTGGATTCATGGAAAAGGAACACGCTGCCGACGTGGTGTGGAGACTGGCACAGCATAGTGACAGTGTCAGGACAAAAATACGGAATAACACTGCTGCCATGGAAACTCTGACAGAGTTGATGCAGTGTCATAGCGTACCCGTACAACAAGCAGCTGAACGTGCGCTGTTGTGTATACATCAAGTTATGAGACAACAACACATCG GGATGCCTGAAAAGAAGAACGATGCCCTTCTTACTTGTGATTACAGGTCCCTATGTAAACGATTCATGGATAGTCTTGACTTGCAAG CCGAGTTTTTCAACTCCAAATACGACATGTGTTACTGTAACTCATGTCACGTGACGAGAGCTGACAGTTTGTACTACACACGTGGAGAACCAGCAATGGTTTATGGTCTTCCAATAGGATGGTGCCGATTCGGTTTGCA CATACATAAAAGCCGGGCTAACGCTCTCAAGGTATTTCAGAAGTGGCACGTGGCTTATCACGGGACGACTGTCGGGGCcattaaaaatatcattgaaaccGGTAACTTACTCTTGCCAG GTGACGTTGCATATGGAGGCATAACACTCCGTGAAGGCAAGGGACATTTCAATGACGACTGGAAACCAAAGGGATTCGACACCAAAAACGTATTCCTATCGCCATCTATTCGATATGCTGGAATCGAATGCTACGCCAGACCAAAGAA ATTCAAAGACGCCCAGAGCGGGCAAAAGTACACAGCCAGTGTGGCATTGCAGGTGTGCATAAGACCCAATAGCTATAAGGTTGGCAAGGACACCGTAGGAGCATCGCAACCATTTGACCCCAGAATTGATAATCAGAACATTGAATGGTTTACCAAAGAACGCGGTTCTATCATTCTGTATGGTTTGTTAGTCAAACTGTGCTGA
- the LOC139130740 gene encoding polyunsaturated fatty acid 5-lipoxygenase-like: protein MGATLTALLPDFVIYIHTGDIKGGGTDANVHLTLYNEEDEKSREIVLKDPLGLNFESNQTDRFYIRNMRGFGGVAKIEIWRDTWLGDDWYVDSVIVEDWHTRERHPFPIHRWVTGDHFFVDKYDCILPRNEPNLTQRQEELDYNKREYVMGTAAHGLPIRVASLPKHEDFSYGHKMDVKTTLLKTFLRTKFIKWVSAVWQDLNDISNIYTDFFPKPQSFETWREDWHFASQRLQGCHPYAIQLCKDIPSNLGVTDEMMKTLLEDMTLEECIEQKRLFMVDHKTLVDIPRVTEDLVVCSPIALFFMNKDKVLMPVAIQLFQDAAPDNPVFLPTDPEYTWIAAKLFFNHADASIHQSAVHLGFTHMIVETMSLSVNRNLSPSHPLFRMVGPHLKYVMAINNSAVNILIAPGGWVDSVMSVGRDGMLEIISRQWRSWRLDVDGTLPTYLRDRGVDDPEVIRDFPFRDDALLIYNAIRNYVEEIVMAHYETPQELADDHELQDMARELTAMPPEGLGVKGVPGNGSFTSYADVIQVFTSIIFISTVGHTAANYNQYTEYACTPNYPMLLRGKPPTTKEPMTETDIMNHIPDKAMTLKVVAMVKVLSNQSEDILGNSVVTYQYDPIGVKAYKKFLRELKDVGRVIDERNLTRKRKYDFLHPCRVANSINV, encoded by the exons atgggTGCTACTTTGACGGCACTCTTGCCAGATTTTGTCATCTACATTCATACCGGAGACATCAAAGGTGGCGGTACAGACGCAAATGTTCATTTGACTCTTTACAACGAAGAGGATGAAAAATCTCGTGAGATCGTACTAAAAGACCCACTGGGCCTGAACTTCGAGAGCAACCAAACAGACCGGTTTTACATACGGAACATGAGAGGTTTTGGAGGTGTTGCTAAGATCGAGATCTGGCGAGATACGTGGCTTGGAGACGATTGGTATGTCGACAGTGTCATAGTAGAAGACTGGCATACAAGAGAACGCCATCCATTTCCGATCCATCGATGGGTGACGGGTGATCATTTCTTCGTTGACAAATACGACTGCATCTTGCCAAGAAATGAACCAAATCTAACACAACGCCAAGAGGAATTAGACTACAACAAACGTGAATACGTGATGGGTACTGCAGCACATGGACTCCCAATACGG GTTGCAAGCCTGCCAAAACACGAAGACTTTTCATACGGCCATAAG ATGGACGTCAAGACAACTTTGCTGAAGACATTTCTCCgaacaaaatttatcaaatggGTATCTGCTGTCTGGCAAGATCTGAACGATATCTCAAACATCTATACCGATTTTTTCCCCAAGCCACAG TCGTTTGAAACTTGGAGAGAGGACTGGCACTTTGCATCGCAAAGATTGCAAGGTTGCCATCCGTACGCTATTCAGCTGTGTAAAGATATACCATCAAA TCTTGGAGTAACTGACGAGATGATGAAAACACTTCTGGAAGACATGACACTTGAAGAATGTATTGAACAGAAGAGGCTTTTCATGGTCGATCACAAAACATTAGTAGATATACCAAGGGTTACGGAAGATCTA GTGGTGTGTTCCCCAATTGCTTTGTTCTTTATGAACAAAGACAAAGTACTGATGCCGGTGGCTATTCAGTTGTTCCAGGACGCTGCACCAGATAACCCA GTGTTCCTTCCCACCGATCCCGAGTACACATGGATTGCAGCTAAGTTGTTTTTCAACCATGCTGATGCATCGATCCATCAGTCAGCTGTACACCTTGGATTTACTCACATGATCGTTGAAACTATGTCCCTCTCTGTGAATCGAAACCTGTCTCCATCACACCCTCTGTTCAGAATGGTTGGACCCCATTTAAAGTATGTCATGGCGATAAACAA TTCAGCGGTAAACATATTGATCGCACCTGGTGGATGGGTAGATAGCGTGATGAGCGTTGGTCGAGACGGTATGCTGGAAATTATCAGTAGACAATGGCGTTCATGGAGACTTGACGTCGATGGAACCTTACCCACTTACCTAAGAGACCGAGGTGTTGATGACCCGGAAGTAATTCGTGATTTCCCATTCAGAGATGACGCCTTACTCATTTATAATGCCATCAGAAACTATGTTGAAGAAATTGTGATGGCACATTATG AAACTCcgcaggaattggctgatgaTCATGAACTGCAAGACATGGCTCGAGAACTGACAGCAATGCCTCCTGAAGGACTCGGAGTCAAG GGAGTGCCCGGTAATGGATCTTTCACTTCATACGCTGACGTCATTCAAGTGTTCACATCAATCATTTTTATCAGTACAGTAGGGCACACTGCAGCAAATTATAATCAGTATACAGAGTATGCCTGCACTCCTAACTATCCAATGTTATTGCGTGGCAAACCGCCAACGACCAAG GAACCGATGACAGAAACTGACATCATGAATCACATTCCCGACAAAGCAATGACCTTGAAAGTTGTAGCAATGGTCAAAGTGCTTAGCAACCAGAGCGAAGACATCTTAGGGAACAGCGTTGTCACCTACCAGTACGACCCCATTGGTGTTAAAGCGTACAAAAA GTTTTTGCGCGAGTTGAAAGATGTTGGACGTGTCATTGACGAACGAAACCTTACAAGGAAAAGGAAATATGACTTCTTACATCCCTGCAGAGTTGCTAATTCCATCAATGTGTGA